The nucleotide window GCCGGACCCCTCTTTTTTCGTCGGCTGTTAGGGGCTgaccccagggacatgtcccagaggggccCGCCACCAACAGCAGCGGCGAAGTCTTGGCCGGTGGTGTTggcggaggaggagggggagacgacGGCCCTTCCAGCAGGTCTTCTGCGAAGAAGGCCCCCGCAATGTCGGCTGGAATACTCGTcccctcctccacctcttccTCGAAGAAAGAGGCCGCCAATGCTGATGGGATCCGTTCCATTGTCTGGGTTGGGGAGATCTGTAGAACGTCGCACAAATTTCAGGCATCCTATCAAGAGGacgatttatataaattaaaaaaaaaagaaacaggagaatattttattttgacatttaattatgaaagcatgtaaattaatatactttgagaggcaacttgaaaaaaaaatagtatttttacgttaaatcatgatagattgaATATTCGTGAtgctgcaacttgaaacaaacttgtattttttacatttaatcaggatagattgaatatactttgagaggcgacttgaaacaaaatagtatttttacgttaaatcatgatagattgaATATTCGTGAcgctgcaacttgaaacaaactagtattttttacatttaatcaggatagattgaatatactttgagaggcaacttgaaacaaactagtatttttacgttaaatcatgatagattgaATATTCGTGAtgctgcaacttgaaacaaactagtatttttacgttaaatcatgatagattgaATATTCGTGAcgctgcaacttgaaacaaacttgtattttttacatttaatcaaGATAGATTGAATAATATACAAGCTATCATGGTAacagggaatattttttttcaaacatctctacacattttctttaacatactGACAGTTTTTCTCTCCACATGCATAAAGAAAGGATCAGTTGGCATGACATGGCGCGGCGCAGTGGGGGGAGGTGAACACACCCCTCtcggtttaatattttttcttttgtgtgtggggggaggcGGAAGAAGCGCTGTTGTGTGCCTTCAACCcccacacacaaacatatatatatacacttgaaGCCCCTCCGAGCAGGGGAGGAGTGTAGAGCGCTGTTGTGTTCCTGCAACCACTGCTTGGAGGTTACGTCAGCAGTGTTTGTCTCACTGGTGAACGTAATCAGAGGAAAAATGGAAATATGGAAATATGTACAATTATTAGGAGGGATCGGGCGAGGCACGAGTTTTAGAAGGACACAGATCTTTATGCCCCCAAGGtaatgtgctgacaccgtcttcagaaagccaacgcttatcgtctcctgaagacagtgctaccttgttcactctctccgtaaacacggcgtggcctcgcgaacggaaatggtattgactgcctagaatccgggaatttttaagcaagcaatccaggtattgagggaacagaagtgattggattacgttggccttaactactttcgctttacgcatacaagaaccatcctccatcttgtatgcgtagagtttcgggcgaagacccacgtatttcgtaatgatcttgccagcggcttcatctttcatcacccctgttacctaaggggaagcgttgatcattacctggcgcataatttgatgtgtcgaaacgtgaagctaaGTCGGGTCGAATCGAATCATAAACGTTATCACACTGATCTTGGTAAATGAACGAATCATTGTCtgagtacaagagatgcagagactggggagggaattttttttgcatgtagttataatgaaagtcatataaaatcaattttgacaaatctaaaatggcaacacccgtgtacaaaggtttatcgaaggttatcgaacctttctgcaactctatgagaactagattttcatcgacgatttgccgagccttgaatgtcggacgaccaatgaGCTCGGCTGCCCCATAAATAGTTTCGTAACACGAAGCGATGCAAATGTCTCTGTGTTTTCTAGAATCTTCTAAACTTTTACCGTACACTGCTACTCTGAATTcgaaagtaacttaaaaaacgatttttcgaagggattcgcagcctgggcacgacgctcagcattaaaggttatGTAATCTTTCATCCAGGCCACCTGTTCAAAcggcagcacgcggtgaacctggccgatgaccgcctcatactgaacgtagtgccgcagtgcgAGAGTTAACCATAATTTACTCattcgcccgtttggcggtacgccattcacaggggccagaggcagatctgataggcggtcgtgacaatcatcgggaaaggtcaaatccactTCCGCGAAATAAGACGTATCGCCATCTATGTCAATAacgttgaaatcccaactcgcatactcatccctgggaacccactcaaatttgcccacaggaagtttatctaacattgtgtgagcatacaaagcGTCTACATCGAAATAGGGAACTCTGAGCCCGAACAGTTCGGTTTCGCCCTGGAACAATTAATCTTTTGTGCTTTTTTGCGGTTGTAATGACG belongs to Bacillus rossius redtenbacheri isolate Brsri unplaced genomic scaffold, Brsri_v3 Brsri_v3_scf57, whole genome shotgun sequence and includes:
- the LOC134545093 gene encoding uncharacterized protein LOC134545093; translated protein: MLSVKEGVLYQCFQAHKVIDSRAITPEATLERGEEPPRLKISPTQTMERIPSALAASFFEEEVEEGTSIPADIAGAFFAEDLLEGPSSPPPPPPTPPAKTSPLLLVAGPSGTCPWGQPLTADEKRGVRLPATNQQVPALPSGKVVAKLMAMDAQRGRGG